Proteins from a single region of Lysinibacillus sp. JNUCC-52:
- a CDS encoding 5'-3' exonuclease: MTTKPKLLIVDGMALLFRSFFASAAMGHFIRLEDGTPSNGAQGFVRHVLTAQSIMKPTHLAICWDMGSQTFRNELYDGYKANRPAPPEEMLPQFDMAKNLSQHIGWQNFGVVGMEADDLIGSMITKWQDEADITVISGDKDLLQLLTPSTQIAFTKKGYTEYDLYTHSRFKEEYGIEPFQFAQVKAFMGDTSDGYPGVKGIGPKQALTLIQMYGSIDNVISSLEELKPGQRTKIKDNLDMLKLSHELATIQTNVPIEADFAQLVVPNYEHQTIKAIEERGFTLIAKQARSLYSLI; this comes from the coding sequence ATGACTACAAAACCAAAATTGCTTATTGTTGATGGCATGGCATTGTTATTTCGTTCTTTTTTTGCTTCAGCAGCAATGGGGCATTTTATACGCTTAGAGGATGGCACACCTTCTAATGGTGCACAAGGATTTGTCCGCCATGTTTTGACGGCACAATCTATTATGAAACCAACACATTTAGCTATTTGCTGGGATATGGGTTCGCAAACATTCCGCAATGAATTATATGATGGCTATAAGGCGAATCGCCCAGCGCCGCCAGAGGAGATGCTGCCACAATTTGATATGGCTAAAAATTTATCTCAACATATTGGGTGGCAAAATTTCGGCGTTGTCGGTATGGAGGCTGATGACTTAATCGGCTCAATGATTACTAAATGGCAAGATGAAGCTGATATTACGGTCATTAGTGGGGATAAAGATTTATTGCAACTGTTAACACCTTCAACGCAAATCGCGTTTACGAAAAAAGGCTACACAGAGTATGATCTTTACACACATTCCCGCTTTAAAGAAGAGTACGGTATTGAACCATTTCAATTTGCACAAGTAAAAGCTTTTATGGGTGATACGAGTGATGGCTATCCAGGAGTAAAAGGAATTGGTCCAAAACAGGCGCTGACACTTATCCAAATGTACGGATCTATCGACAATGTCATTTCTTCCCTAGAGGAATTAAAGCCAGGACAACGTACGAAAATTAAAGATAATCTGGACATGCTGAAGTTATCACACGAACTAGCAACAATTCAAACGAATGTACCGATTGAAGCAGATTTTGCTCAATTAGTAGTACCAAATTATGAGCACCAAACTATTAAAGCGATAGAAGAACGTGGCTTTACACTTATTGCAAAGCAGGCACGTTCATTGTATTCCCTTATTTAG
- a CDS encoding C39 family peptidase gives MKQYLPLQGKSQYDASIAPQYRNSACGPTTIHVILHYYNLSAPSVNDLYLLLGGTKIGLFKWRLIYNLRKLLPTWDIRSCTLKEALLEIDAGRPVAMRFDRYFSLQWLNRKSTFVYHWVPLIGYAVQDDGLLLIFHDNGGKNRASQIRTALLENNEKVLSFVKIAPK, from the coding sequence ATGAAACAGTATTTGCCATTGCAAGGAAAATCACAATACGATGCATCCATTGCACCTCAATATCGAAATTCTGCCTGCGGGCCAACAACCATCCATGTGATACTGCACTACTATAATCTCTCAGCCCCATCAGTAAACGACCTTTATCTTCTACTCGGTGGTACAAAAATCGGCTTGTTTAAATGGCGTTTAATTTATAATCTACGGAAACTGTTACCGACATGGGACATACGCAGCTGTACATTAAAAGAGGCGCTGCTTGAAATTGATGCAGGACGCCCCGTTGCAATGCGCTTTGACCGTTATTTTAGCTTACAATGGTTGAATAGAAAATCTACCTTTGTTTATCATTGGGTACCACTCATTGGCTATGCAGTGCAAGATGATGGGCTATTGTTGATTTTCCACGATAATGGTGGCAAAAATCGTGCCAGCCAAATCCGTACTGCTCTACTAGAAAATAATGAAAAAGTGTTAAGCTTCGTTAAAATAGCACCTAAATAA
- a CDS encoding thioredoxin family protein: MKTITTAEQFNELISGQQKVLVKFYAGWCPDCTRMNMFIDPIIEEYNQFDWYELNRDELPEIADKYDVMGIPSLLIFQNGEKLAHLHSANAKSPQQVTEFLAAQQ; the protein is encoded by the coding sequence ATGAAAACAATAACAACTGCTGAACAATTTAATGAGCTTATCTCTGGTCAACAAAAAGTGCTCGTAAAATTTTATGCTGGATGGTGCCCTGATTGCACACGCATGAACATGTTTATCGATCCAATTATTGAAGAGTACAACCAATTTGATTGGTATGAGCTTAATCGCGATGAGCTTCCTGAAATCGCTGATAAATACGATGTAATGGGTATTCCAAGCTTATTAATTTTCCAAAATGGCGAAAAATTAGCACACTTACATAGTGCTAACGCTAAATCGCCTCAGCAAGTGACTGAGTTTTTAGCTGCTCAACAATAA
- a CDS encoding 3-hydroxyacyl-CoA dehydrogenase/enoyl-CoA hydratase family protein translates to MTYNIKKAAVLGSGVMGSGIAAHLANIGIPTLLLDIAPKELTKEEEAKGLSLEHPAVRNRFVNGALQKLIKQKPAPLTSKKNLSLLTVGNFEDDLAKLKDVDWVIEVVVENLAIKQSLYEKIDAVRTPGTIISSNTSGISINAMADGRSEDFQKHFLGTHFFNPPRYLKLLEVIPATTTAPEVVDFMKKFGEDILGKGVVLAKDTPNFIANRIGTYGLLVTLQEMLKGGYSVGEVDSVTGPLIGRPKSATFRTLDVVGLDTFIHVAKNVYDQTSGDEQQVFAVPEFLQKMVENGWLGAKSGQGFFLKQGKEILEIDPNTLAYSPAKKLQTPSIEMAKQTRGLANKVKALTYAKDRTGELLWGIFAPTLIYSAQLHGEIADDIVAIDNAMKWGFGWQQGPFEIWDAIGVAESVAKMEAEGREVPVFVKDMLAKGFTSFYSELEGDVAYYNGSQYVKVPVNEKEINLKRYKKKHGVIKSNTGASLIDLGDGIALLEFHSQSNAIGLDIIQMINYAVDEVEANYKGLVIGNQGKNFCVGANLGMILVEAQDDNIFELDFVIKAFQDAMQKIKYSNKPVVAAPFAMTLGGGAEVCLPAAHIQATMETYMGLVEVGVGLIPGGGGNKALYQKFLKGLPNGVEVDYQNIANKVFETIAMAKVSTSGEEARDNNFLDFADGISVNADHQIYDAKQAALALYDAGYQPPVPTKVPVVGASGYGTLLIGAQGMFESGFISEHDLKIAKKLAYVIAGGKVPYGTLVDEQYLLNLEREAFLSLVADPLSQQRMQHMLLKGKPLRN, encoded by the coding sequence GTGACTTATAACATTAAAAAAGCGGCTGTTCTAGGTTCTGGAGTAATGGGCTCTGGAATTGCAGCACATTTAGCAAACATCGGTATTCCAACATTATTATTAGACATTGCACCGAAGGAACTTACGAAAGAAGAGGAAGCAAAGGGGTTATCTTTAGAGCATCCAGCTGTAAGAAATCGCTTTGTGAATGGTGCTCTTCAAAAGTTAATAAAGCAAAAGCCAGCACCACTTACTTCTAAGAAAAATTTATCGCTACTAACGGTGGGGAATTTTGAAGACGATTTAGCCAAACTGAAAGATGTAGATTGGGTTATTGAAGTTGTTGTTGAAAATTTAGCAATTAAACAAAGTTTATATGAAAAAATTGATGCTGTACGTACACCAGGTACAATCATTAGTTCGAATACATCAGGCATTAGTATTAATGCGATGGCGGATGGACGATCAGAGGATTTCCAAAAACATTTTTTAGGGACACATTTCTTTAATCCTCCGCGCTATTTAAAATTACTTGAAGTAATCCCTGCAACGACAACTGCACCAGAAGTTGTAGACTTTATGAAAAAATTTGGTGAGGATATTCTTGGCAAAGGCGTCGTGTTAGCTAAAGATACACCAAACTTTATTGCCAATCGCATCGGCACATATGGTCTGCTCGTAACTTTGCAGGAAATGCTAAAAGGTGGCTATTCAGTCGGTGAAGTAGATTCAGTGACAGGTCCACTTATTGGTCGTCCAAAATCCGCTACTTTCCGTACGTTAGATGTTGTTGGCTTAGATACTTTTATCCATGTAGCGAAAAACGTATATGACCAAACATCAGGAGATGAACAGCAAGTATTTGCAGTGCCAGAATTTTTACAAAAAATGGTTGAGAACGGTTGGCTAGGAGCTAAGTCTGGGCAAGGTTTCTTCTTGAAGCAAGGGAAGGAAATTTTAGAAATTGATCCAAACACTTTAGCGTATAGTCCAGCAAAAAAATTACAAACACCTTCAATTGAAATGGCGAAACAAACGCGTGGATTAGCTAATAAAGTTAAAGCATTAACGTATGCGAAAGATCGTACAGGTGAGCTGTTATGGGGAATTTTTGCACCGACATTAATTTACTCTGCACAGCTACACGGTGAAATTGCTGATGATATTGTGGCAATAGATAATGCAATGAAATGGGGCTTCGGCTGGCAACAAGGTCCATTCGAAATATGGGATGCCATCGGTGTTGCAGAATCGGTTGCTAAAATGGAAGCGGAAGGTCGCGAAGTTCCTGTATTTGTAAAAGATATGTTAGCTAAGGGCTTTACTTCCTTCTATTCAGAACTTGAAGGTGACGTAGCGTATTATAACGGTTCACAATACGTAAAAGTTCCTGTTAATGAAAAAGAAATTAACTTGAAGCGCTACAAAAAGAAACATGGCGTTATTAAGTCCAATACAGGTGCTAGCTTAATAGATTTAGGTGACGGAATTGCCTTACTTGAGTTCCATTCCCAATCTAATGCCATCGGTTTAGATATTATTCAAATGATTAACTACGCGGTAGATGAAGTAGAAGCAAATTATAAAGGCTTAGTTATTGGTAACCAAGGGAAAAACTTCTGCGTCGGTGCTAACTTAGGAATGATTTTAGTAGAAGCACAGGATGATAATATTTTCGAACTAGACTTTGTTATTAAAGCATTCCAAGATGCTATGCAAAAAATAAAATATTCTAACAAACCAGTTGTGGCGGCACCGTTCGCTATGACGTTAGGCGGAGGAGCAGAAGTATGCTTACCTGCTGCCCATATCCAAGCGACGATGGAAACTTATATGGGGTTAGTAGAAGTCGGTGTTGGTTTAATTCCAGGTGGCGGCGGTAATAAAGCGCTTTACCAAAAGTTCTTGAAAGGTTTACCGAATGGCGTTGAGGTAGACTATCAAAATATTGCTAATAAAGTATTCGAAACAATTGCGATGGCGAAAGTTTCAACTTCAGGTGAGGAAGCGCGCGATAATAACTTCCTTGATTTTGCAGATGGTATTTCAGTCAATGCAGATCACCAGATTTACGATGCAAAACAGGCTGCTTTGGCACTTTATGATGCAGGTTATCAACCACCAGTGCCAACAAAGGTTCCTGTTGTCGGTGCATCGGGTTACGGTACGTTACTAATCGGTGCTCAAGGAATGTTTGAATCAGGTTTCATCAGTGAACATGATTTAAAAATTGCTAAAAAGTTAGCATATGTAATTGCAGGTGGAAAAGTTCCATATGGCACATTAGTAGATGAGCAATACCTATTAAATTTAGAGCGTGAGGCATTCCTAAGCTTAGTTGCAGACCCGCTATCTCAACAAAGAATGCAACACATGTTATTAAAAGGGAAACCACTTCGTAACTAA
- a CDS encoding acetyl-CoA C-acetyltransferase, with amino-acid sequence MREAVIVAGARTPIGKAKKGSLATVRPDDFGAAVVKETLKRAGYEGPVDDLILGCAMPEAEQGMNVARSIGALAGLPDTTPALTINRFCSSGLQAIAYAAERIMLGHSKAILAGGVESMSMVPMVGNTPRLNPTLAETAPQYYMGMGHTAEEVARQYNVSREDQDAFAVRSHLLAEKAIKEGKFNDEIVPIEVEQHYVDNNNKLQVKKFTFSVDEGVRPGTSVEGLAKLRPAFHVKGSVTAGNASQTSDGAAAVLVMDREEAEKQGMTPMAKFLGFAVGGVPPEVMGIGPIVAVPKALEIAGLSIQDIDLWEINEAFASQSLQVVRHLGIDQEKVNVNGGAIALGHPLGATGAILTLKLIHELKRQGKKYGVVTMCIGGGMGAAGVFEIL; translated from the coding sequence ATGCGTGAAGCCGTTATTGTAGCAGGAGCACGAACTCCTATTGGAAAAGCGAAAAAAGGTTCATTAGCAACAGTAAGACCAGATGATTTTGGGGCAGCAGTTGTCAAAGAAACATTAAAAAGAGCAGGCTATGAAGGTCCTGTCGATGACTTAATTTTAGGTTGTGCAATGCCAGAAGCGGAACAAGGGATGAATGTAGCCCGTAGTATCGGAGCACTAGCAGGGCTACCTGATACTACACCTGCGCTGACAATTAATCGATTTTGTTCATCGGGTTTACAGGCAATCGCATATGCTGCTGAACGTATTATGCTTGGTCATTCAAAGGCGATTCTTGCTGGTGGTGTTGAATCAATGAGTATGGTACCAATGGTGGGCAATACACCGCGCTTAAATCCAACATTAGCTGAAACTGCACCACAATATTATATGGGGATGGGGCATACAGCAGAGGAAGTAGCACGTCAGTATAATGTGAGTCGAGAAGATCAAGATGCATTTGCTGTACGCTCGCATTTGCTAGCAGAGAAAGCAATTAAAGAAGGTAAATTCAATGATGAAATTGTGCCGATTGAAGTGGAACAACATTATGTGGATAACAATAATAAACTACAAGTGAAGAAATTTACCTTTAGTGTCGATGAGGGTGTTCGTCCAGGCACATCCGTTGAAGGCTTAGCAAAGCTTCGTCCTGCATTCCATGTAAAAGGTAGTGTTACAGCAGGTAACGCTTCTCAAACTTCAGATGGTGCTGCGGCAGTTCTTGTAATGGATCGTGAGGAAGCAGAAAAGCAAGGAATGACACCGATGGCAAAGTTTTTAGGATTTGCGGTTGGCGGAGTACCTCCAGAAGTAATGGGAATCGGTCCAATCGTAGCTGTTCCAAAAGCGCTTGAAATTGCAGGTTTATCTATTCAGGATATTGATTTGTGGGAAATTAACGAAGCATTTGCCTCACAGTCATTACAGGTTGTTCGTCATTTAGGTATCGACCAAGAGAAAGTGAACGTTAATGGTGGAGCAATTGCTTTAGGGCATCCACTTGGCGCAACAGGCGCAATTTTAACTTTGAAATTAATTCATGAACTGAAACGTCAGGGCAAAAAATATGGTGTTGTAACAATGTGTATCGGCGGTGGTATGGGCGCTGCTGGAGTATTTGAGATTTTATAA
- a CDS encoding acyl-CoA dehydrogenase family protein, with amino-acid sequence MTEKTTDIIKGGGFIIEDVALDRVFTPEDFTDEHKMIAKTTEEYVANEVLPVVENLEHHEFEHSVRLLKSAGELGLLAADVPEEYQGLGLDKVSSALIAEKMSVAGGFSITHGAHVGIGSLPIVLFGNDEQKQKYLPKLASGELIAAYALTEPGSGSDALGAKTTAKLNAAGTHYVLNGEKQWITNAGFADVFVVYAKIDGDKFSAFIVERAYNGVSVGPEEKKMGIKSSSTRTLVLEDAEVPVENLLGEVGRGHVIAFNILNIGRYKLGVGTIGGSKRALELAIQYTNQRQQFKTKLSDFNLTKEKLSTMASQLYASESLNYRTVGLFEDRLSQLSPEEQKQGKVIANAIAEYAIECSIAKVFGSETLDYIADEAVQLHGGYGFMAEYEVERIYRDSRINRIFEGTNEINRMIVPGTFMKKALKGELPLLQVAQNLQQELLMLMPEEVGTEPLAQEKYLVKNAKKIAVLAAGMAAQRYGAKLDQEQEVLVNIANIANQLFAMESTVLRTEKAIAREGAEKSHQKLLYTQIFCQEAFAEIEKEAKDTILASADGDAARMTLSALRKLTRNNPYNLIAKKREASVKLIEAEKFIV; translated from the coding sequence ATGACAGAAAAAACAACAGATATCATTAAAGGCGGCGGATTTATCATTGAGGACGTGGCACTAGATCGCGTATTTACACCAGAAGATTTTACAGATGAGCATAAAATGATTGCCAAAACAACTGAAGAGTATGTTGCGAATGAAGTATTACCTGTAGTAGAAAACTTAGAGCATCATGAGTTTGAGCATTCAGTGCGTTTACTAAAAAGCGCTGGCGAACTTGGTTTACTAGCGGCGGATGTACCTGAAGAATATCAAGGTCTTGGCTTAGATAAAGTATCTTCTGCGTTAATCGCAGAAAAAATGTCTGTAGCTGGTGGCTTCTCGATTACACATGGTGCACATGTAGGGATTGGTTCACTACCGATTGTGCTATTTGGTAACGACGAACAGAAGCAAAAGTATTTACCGAAGCTAGCTTCTGGTGAATTGATCGCGGCTTATGCGTTAACAGAGCCAGGTTCGGGATCAGATGCTTTAGGTGCCAAAACGACTGCCAAGCTAAATGCTGCAGGTACTCATTATGTATTAAACGGTGAAAAACAATGGATTACTAACGCAGGTTTTGCTGATGTGTTTGTTGTGTACGCCAAAATTGATGGCGATAAATTCTCAGCATTTATCGTTGAACGTGCCTACAACGGTGTTTCTGTTGGGCCAGAAGAAAAGAAAATGGGTATCAAATCTTCTTCAACTCGTACATTAGTGCTTGAGGATGCTGAAGTACCTGTTGAAAATCTACTTGGTGAAGTAGGTCGTGGACACGTAATTGCATTTAACATTTTAAATATTGGTCGTTATAAATTAGGTGTGGGAACAATCGGTGGCTCAAAACGTGCTTTAGAGTTGGCAATTCAATATACAAACCAACGTCAACAATTCAAAACGAAGCTTTCTGATTTCAACTTAACGAAAGAAAAACTATCGACAATGGCGTCTCAATTATATGCTTCAGAGTCATTAAATTATCGTACGGTTGGTTTATTTGAAGATCGTTTAAGCCAGTTAAGCCCTGAAGAACAAAAGCAAGGAAAAGTTATTGCAAATGCAATTGCTGAATATGCCATTGAGTGTTCAATTGCTAAAGTGTTTGGTTCAGAAACATTGGACTATATCGCAGATGAAGCGGTGCAATTACATGGTGGCTATGGCTTTATGGCTGAATATGAAGTAGAGCGAATTTATCGCGATTCAAGAATTAACCGTATTTTCGAAGGTACAAATGAAATTAACCGCATGATTGTACCAGGTACATTTATGAAAAAAGCATTAAAAGGTGAATTACCATTATTGCAGGTCGCTCAAAACTTGCAACAAGAACTTCTTATGCTAATGCCTGAAGAAGTAGGCACAGAGCCGCTAGCACAAGAAAAATATCTTGTGAAAAACGCGAAGAAAATTGCTGTATTAGCAGCAGGTATGGCAGCACAGCGCTATGGAGCGAAACTTGACCAAGAGCAAGAAGTATTAGTGAACATTGCCAATATCGCTAACCAATTATTCGCTATGGAGTCTACTGTGTTACGTACAGAAAAGGCGATTGCGCGTGAAGGTGCAGAAAAGTCTCATCAAAAATTACTTTATACACAAATTTTCTGCCAAGAAGCATTTGCAGAAATTGAGAAAGAAGCAAAGGATACAATTCTTGCTTCAGCAGATGGGGACGCTGCACGTATGACATTGTCAGCTTTACGTAAACTAACTCGTAACAACCCTTATAACCTTATTGCTAAAAAACGTGAAGCTTCTGTTAAACTAATCGAAGCAGAAAAATTCATCGTATAA
- a CDS encoding arsenate reductase family protein yields MIQLIHYPKCTTCKKAQKWLNDNGVSYEEVHIVEQAPTKEQIKSYWQASGQPLKKFFNTSGMKYRELGLKDKLAEMSEDEQLTLLASDGMLIKRPIVTDGKKVTLGFKESDFEQAWK; encoded by the coding sequence ATGATTCAACTTATCCATTATCCTAAATGTACAACTTGTAAAAAAGCACAGAAGTGGTTAAACGACAATGGCGTTTCATACGAAGAGGTACACATTGTTGAACAAGCACCTACGAAAGAGCAAATTAAAAGTTATTGGCAGGCTAGCGGGCAGCCATTAAAGAAATTTTTCAACACATCTGGCATGAAATATCGCGAACTTGGGTTGAAGGATAAACTGGCGGAAATGTCGGAAGATGAACAGCTCACACTACTTGCTTCTGATGGTATGTTAATTAAGCGACCAATCGTTACTGATGGAAAAAAAGTAACGTTAGGATTTAAAGAATCAGATTTTGAACAAGCGTGGAAATAA
- the gcvH gene encoding glycine cleavage system protein GcvH, with protein MSTPKDLRYSEEHEWVKLEDGKVRIGISHFAQSELGDIVFVELPQVGDEIKTDDPFGSVESVKTVSELYAPISGTVVEVNADLEDSPEFVNESPYEKAWMIVVEPADASELENLMTAEQYEEMIAE; from the coding sequence ATGAGCACACCTAAAGACTTACGTTACTCTGAAGAACACGAATGGGTAAAATTAGAAGATGGTAAAGTACGTATCGGTATTTCGCATTTTGCACAATCTGAATTAGGAGACATCGTTTTCGTTGAGCTTCCACAAGTTGGCGACGAAATTAAAACTGATGATCCATTTGGCAGCGTAGAATCAGTAAAAACTGTTTCTGAATTATACGCACCGATTTCAGGTACTGTAGTGGAAGTAAATGCAGATCTAGAAGATAGCCCAGAATTCGTAAACGAATCACCATATGAAAAAGCATGGATGATCGTTGTAGAGCCTGCTGATGCTTCAGAGCTTGAAAACCTTATGACTGCAGAACAATACGAAGAAATGATTGCAGAATAA
- a CDS encoding toprim domain-containing protein, whose translation MFEGKCLIVEGRSDKLQIEPILSEDVTILCTNGTIGVHQLEELLDPYEGYELYTFFDADASGDKLRALMDRHYPEAEHLRTMPTYKEVETTPRKVLAMILLRAHFSIHNEYIL comes from the coding sequence ATGTTCGAAGGGAAATGTTTAATTGTGGAAGGCCGTTCGGATAAGCTTCAAATAGAACCTATTTTGAGTGAAGATGTTACAATACTTTGTACAAATGGTACAATTGGTGTGCATCAATTAGAAGAATTACTCGACCCATATGAGGGCTATGAGCTCTATACATTTTTTGATGCAGATGCATCTGGAGATAAATTACGAGCATTGATGGACAGACATTATCCTGAAGCAGAGCATTTGCGAACGATGCCTACTTATAAAGAAGTAGAAACTACACCGAGGAAAGTGCTTGCAATGATTTTATTGCGTGCGCATTTTTCCATCCATAATGAATATATTTTGTAA
- a CDS encoding thioredoxin family protein, protein MEEWSKEQWETAVKSGEKTAFYLYTPMCGTCAVASKMMDIIEQLLPQLKLGKANINFLEQIAYDFQIESVPCLLVSDGGSVREKVYAFQSVPFLYELLKKPID, encoded by the coding sequence ATGGAAGAATGGTCAAAAGAGCAGTGGGAAACAGCAGTAAAATCTGGTGAAAAAACTGCCTTTTATTTATATACACCGATGTGCGGAACGTGTGCAGTTGCATCTAAAATGATGGATATCATAGAACAATTATTGCCACAGTTAAAATTAGGCAAGGCAAATATTAATTTTTTAGAGCAAATAGCTTATGATTTTCAAATCGAAAGTGTACCGTGTTTACTCGTTAGTGATGGTGGATCAGTTAGAGAAAAGGTTTATGCATTTCAATCCGTACCTTTTTTATACGAATTGTTAAAAAAACCAATTGACTGA
- a CDS encoding methionine ABC transporter ATP-binding protein produces MIQLQNITKKYKTANGELTAVKDVNLTINKGEIFGIIGYSGAGKSTMIRLLNGLEKPTTGSVKVNNQEFSSIKGQKLRDARQKVSMIFQHFNLLWSRTVAENIAFPLEIAGVAKSERDARVKELIALVGLEGRDKSFPSQLSGGQKQRVGIARALANNPEVLLCDEATSALDPETTDAILDLLVDINERLGLTIVLITHEMHVIRKICHRVAVMEAGEIVERGEVLQVFQAPQAAITKKFVSQITDTKETQETVAQLRMNYPTGHLVKLVFVGEKTEQPVISHLVKQFDVEVSIVHGNISQTKNGAYGTLIVQIDGTETNVAAALNYLNTVEVQTEVIANAN; encoded by the coding sequence ATGATACAGCTTCAAAATATTACGAAGAAATACAAAACCGCAAATGGCGAATTAACTGCTGTTAAAGATGTTAATCTTACAATTAACAAAGGTGAAATTTTTGGCATTATTGGCTATAGTGGCGCTGGTAAAAGTACGATGATTCGTTTATTAAACGGTTTAGAAAAGCCGACAACTGGTTCGGTGAAGGTGAATAACCAAGAATTTTCATCTATTAAGGGTCAAAAGTTGCGTGATGCTAGACAAAAGGTAAGTATGATTTTCCAACATTTTAACTTACTTTGGTCAAGAACAGTTGCAGAAAACATTGCATTTCCACTTGAAATTGCAGGTGTAGCTAAAAGTGAGCGAGACGCACGTGTGAAAGAACTTATTGCACTTGTTGGTTTAGAAGGTCGTGACAAATCGTTTCCATCACAACTGTCAGGTGGTCAAAAGCAACGTGTTGGCATAGCACGAGCACTTGCCAATAATCCTGAAGTGCTGTTATGTGATGAAGCTACATCAGCACTGGATCCAGAAACAACGGATGCAATTCTTGATTTGCTTGTCGATATAAACGAACGATTAGGCTTAACAATCGTATTAATTACTCATGAAATGCATGTTATTCGCAAAATCTGTCATCGTGTAGCGGTAATGGAAGCTGGAGAAATTGTTGAACGTGGTGAAGTACTACAAGTGTTCCAAGCACCACAAGCAGCGATCACTAAAAAATTCGTATCACAAATTACCGATACGAAGGAAACGCAGGAGACAGTTGCACAGCTTAGAATGAACTATCCAACAGGACACCTTGTTAAGCTTGTATTTGTTGGTGAAAAAACAGAGCAGCCAGTTATATCACATTTAGTAAAACAGTTTGATGTAGAAGTTAGCATTGTCCATGGTAATATCTCGCAAACGAAAAATGGTGCATACGGTACTCTTATTGTACAAATTGATGGTACAGAGACAAATGTAGCAGCTGCATTAAATTATTTAAATACAGTTGAAGTACAAACGGAGGTGATTGCAAATGCTAACTAG
- a CDS encoding methionine ABC transporter permease has product MLTSLFPNVDWEKMWTATYETLYMTTLSTVVTFILGLAIGIILFLTSPNQLWANKIVNFLTGSVVNIFRSIPFIVLIILLIPFTKFLLGTIRGANAALPALIIGAAPFYARMVLIALREIDKGVVEAARSMGAKTSTIIWKVLIPESLPALISGITVTAVALVGYTAMAGIIGAGGLGNLAFLDGFQRNRQDVTLMATILILVVVFIIQWIGDMITTKTDKR; this is encoded by the coding sequence ATGCTAACTAGTCTCTTTCCGAATGTCGACTGGGAAAAAATGTGGACAGCCACATATGAAACACTTTATATGACCACTCTATCTACAGTCGTAACATTTATACTTGGTTTAGCCATTGGCATAATCCTCTTTTTAACGAGTCCAAACCAGTTATGGGCCAATAAAATTGTTAACTTTTTAACAGGATCGGTCGTTAATATATTCCGTTCGATACCATTTATCGTGTTAATTATTTTACTTATTCCATTTACGAAGTTTTTACTTGGGACAATCCGAGGAGCAAATGCAGCCCTACCAGCACTTATTATTGGTGCTGCCCCATTCTATGCACGAATGGTACTAATTGCATTACGTGAAATTGATAAAGGTGTTGTTGAAGCAGCACGCTCGATGGGGGCTAAAACGTCCACGATTATATGGAAGGTTCTAATTCCAGAATCATTACCAGCACTTATTTCTGGGATTACTGTAACGGCTGTAGCACTTGTTGGATATACGGCAATGGCTGGTATTATTGGTGCTGGCGGTCTAGGAAACTTAGCCTTTTTAGATGGCTTCCAACGTAATCGCCAAGATGTGACATTAATGGCAACTATTTTGATCTTAGTAGTCGTATTTATCATTCAATGGATTGGCGATATGATTACAACGAAAACAGACAAACGTTAA